The following proteins come from a genomic window of Phycodurus eques isolate BA_2022a chromosome 9, UOR_Pequ_1.1, whole genome shotgun sequence:
- the foxo4 gene encoding LOW QUALITY PROTEIN: forkhead box protein O4 (The sequence of the model RefSeq protein was modified relative to this genomic sequence to represent the inferred CDS: deleted 1 base in 1 codon), translated as MEDLLVPPIDPDFEPQSRPRSCTWPLPRPDISAVKQEAPDGAESAAGTPSADDEKPEPQQRQHAAVSTSEPEKAAGPGTTADAAAVGGVTPRKGSSRRNAWGNQSYADLISQAIENSPDKRLTLAQIYEWMVKTVPYFRDKGDSNSSAGWKNSIRHNLSLHNKFLRVHNESTGKSSWWMLNPEGGKTGKAPRRRATSMDNSSKLLKSRMRAKQTKKQAGAGAGGEGVLQGDGAAGAGGAGADSPNSSQQFPKWGVSSSSPSSRGSLDDSDMWTSFRPRTSSNASTLSGRLSPIAPGQEDDDNLPEDGLLGRYAASALTPTLAETLMEELDLIDGLTLMSGQQGGASPSTAPPAPPTPLPSAATLLPRGSSSFSPFHQLQGPQTPAQASVGPAGKDAAAAFSNSLFNSSHGATAHYGTHVPSSLEVLLTSDSPPPTDVLMTQVDPLVPAPAGLMGLGSPVVGVRPKPTQLLLGKSLEANAVGPRTLQGPLQHHLHHQQQHSPLGLGMILSGMSQDPLQMPGLKAQHAAPHHPVPTACPTAMQGVGLFGAPPSFQAAPDRLPTDLDVDMFTENLDCDVDYIINSDLMDGDSIDFNFDPILPAGQGYAGPATTQGSAHNWVPS; from the exons ATGGAGGATTTGCTGGTGCCTCCCATTGACCCGGATTTTGAGCCGCAGAGCCGTCCCCGTTCGTGCACGTGGCCGCTGCCCCGGCCGGACATCTCGGCCGTGAAGCAGGAAGCCCCCGACGGCGCCGAGTCCGCCGCCGGGACCCCGTCAGCCGACGACGAGAAGCCGGAACCGCAGCAGCGGCAGCATGCGGCGGTGTCGACGTCCGAGCCGGAGAAGGCGGCGGGGCCGGGGACGACGGCCGACGCC GCAGCCGTCGGCGGCGTGACGCCCCGCAAAGGTTCGTCCAGGCGCAACGCTTGGGGCAACCAGAGCTACGCCGACCTGATCAGTCAGGCCATCGAGAACTCGCCCGACAAGAGGCTGACGCTGGCGCAGATCTACGAGTGGATGGTGAAGACCGTGCCTTACTTCCGAGACAAAGGGGACAGCAACAGCTCGGCCGGGTGGAAG AACTCCATCCGGCACAATCTGTCCCTGCACAACAAGTTCTTGAGAGTTCACAATGAGTCGACGGGCAAGAGCTCCTGGTGGATGCTCAACCCTGAAGGGGGAAAAACGGGCAAAGCCCCTCGCCGCCGCGCCACCTCCATGGACAACAGCAGCAAGCTGCTGAAGAGCCGCATGCGCGCCAAGCAGACCAAGAAGCAGGCGGGCGCTGGGGCCGGTGGCGAGGGGGTGCTGCAGGGCGATGGCGCAGCGGGTGCCGGGGGGGCCGGCGCCGATAGCCCCAACTCGTCCCAGCAGTTCCCCAAGTGGGGCGTGAGCAGCAGCAGCCCCTCGTCCCGGGGAAGCCTGGACGACTCAGACATGTGGACCAGCTTCCGGCCGCGCACCAGCTCCAACGCCAGCACCCTGAGCGGGCGGCTGTCGCCCATCGCGCCGGGGCAGGAGGACGACGACAATCTCCCAGAGGACGGGCTGCTGGGGCGCTACGCCGCCAGCGCCCTGACGCCCACCCTCGCCGAGACCCTCATGGAGGAGCTGGACCTGATCGACGGGCTGACTCTGATGAGCGGCCAGCAAGGCGGAGCCAGTCCCAGCACGGCCCCGCCGGCGCCGCCCACCCCGCTGCCGTCCGCCGCAACCCTGCTTCCCCGCGGCTCCTCGTCCTTCTCCCCCTTTCATCAGCTGCAGGGGCCGCAGACCCCTGCCCAGGCGTCAGTGGGGCCTGCCGGCAAGGATGCCGCCGCTGCCTTCAGCAACTCCCTCTTCAACTCCTCTCATGGTGCCACCGCCCACTACGGTACCCACGTGCCCTCCAGCCTGGAGGTGCTGCTCACCTCAGACTCTCCTCCTCCCACAGACGTCCTCATGACGCAGGTTGACCCTCTGGTGCCCGCCCCTGCGGGCCTCATGGGCTTGGGCTCCCCGGTGGTGGGCGTGAGGCCCAAACCCACTCAGCTGCTGCTCGGTAAGAGCCTGGAAGCCAACGCGGTGGGCCCTCGCACCCTCCAAGGTCCCTTGCAGCACCACCTGCACCATCAGCAGCAGCACTCCCCTCTGGGTCTGGGCATGATTCTCTCCGGTATGTCCCAGGACCCGCTGCAGATGCCCGGCCTCAAGGCGCAGCACGCCGCCCCTCATCACCCCGTCCCCACGGCCTGCCCTACCGCCATGCAAGGCGTGGGCCTGTTCGGGGCGCCGCCCAGCTTCCAGGCGGCGCCTGACCGGCTACCCACTGACCTGGACGTGGACATGTTCACCGAGAACCTGGACTGCGACGTGGACTACATCATCAACAGCGACCTCATGGATGGAGACAGCATCGACTTCAACTTTGACCCCATCTTGCCCGCGGGGCAAGGCTACGCCGGGCCGGCCACCACGCAGGGGTCCGCCCACAACTGGGTGCCCAGCTAA